The proteins below come from a single Mauremys reevesii isolate NIE-2019 linkage group 6, ASM1616193v1, whole genome shotgun sequence genomic window:
- the GCNT4 gene encoding beta-1,3-galactosyl-O-glycosyl-glycoprotein beta-1,6-N-acetylglucosaminyltransferase 4, whose amino-acid sequence MKRYKCPFKYPMRQKILILFLTVWLLSLLKLLNVERLLFPQKGIYLVEHFLSTSSYVKNKYSHLRNNFQYEINCSCIYEQEPSEIGKSLEIRRKDIIDLEDEDVMAMTSDCQVYRTLRGYHLKPVSLEEESFPLAYSLVVHKDAVMVERLIHTIYSHQNIYCIHYDQKSANTFKCAMDNLAKCFPNIFIASKLETVAYAHISRLQADFNCLSDLMKLSVPWKYVINLCGQDFPLRSNFELVSDLKKLNGGNMLETVKPSSSKRERFTYHYELKSVPYKYMQMPVKTNISKDPPPHNIEVFVGSAYFVLSRAFIQYTFEKSLAKDFFEWSRDTYSPDEHFWATLARVPGIPGEISRSAHDITDLQSKTRLVKWNYLEDHLYPPCTGTHIRSVCIYGAAELRWLINYGHWFANKFDSKVDPVLIKCLAEKLAKQQKEWVDLSSESSFMHRSSADVSL is encoded by the coding sequence ATGAAGAGATATAAGTGTCCCTTCAAGTATCCCATGAGACAAAAGATCCTGATTCTGTTTTTAACAGTGTGGCTGCTTTCACTTCTGAAACTCCTCAACGTTGAAAGACTCTTATTCCCTCAAAAAGGTATTTATTTAGTTGAGCACTTTTTAAGCACTTCTTCTTATGTTAAAAACAAATACTCCCATCTTAGAAACAACTTCCAGTATGAAATTAACTGTTCGTGTATATACGAACAAGAACCCAGTGAAATTGGCAAGAGTTTAGAGATAAGAAGAAAAGACATCATTGATTTAGAAGATGAAGACGTTATGGCTATGACCAGTGATTGTCAGGTGTATCGTACACTTAGAGGATACCACCTGAAGCCTGTTTCCCTGGAGGAGGAAAGTTTCCCGTTAGCCTACTCTTTGGTTGTTCACAAAGATGCAGTAATGGTTGAAAGACTCATACACACAATATACAGCCATCAAAATATTTACTGCATCCATTATGACCAAAAGTCTGCTAATACTTTCAAATGTGCTATGGACAATTTAGCTAAGTGCTTCCCCAATATTTTCATTGCATCTAAATTGGAGACAGTGGCATATGCACACATTTCTAGGCTCCAAGCTGATTTTAATTGTTTGTCTGACTTGATGAAGTTGTCGGTTCCATGGAAGTATGTTATTAATTTGTGTGGTCAAGACTTTCCTTTGAGGTCAAACTTTGAATTGGTATCTGATTTGAAGAAACTCAATGGAGGAAACATGCTGGAGACTGTAAAGCCAAGTAGCAGCAAAAGGGAACGATTCACATATCACTATGAACTTAAGAGTGTGCCTTATAAATACATGCAGATGCCTGTAAAAACCAACATTTCTAAAGATCCACCACCTCATAACATTGAGGTTTTTGTAGGCAGCGCCTATTTTGTTTTAAGTCGAGCATTCATCCAATatacctttgaaaaatctcttgCTAAAGATTTTTTTGAATGGTCCAGGGACACTTATTCTCCAGATGAACATTTCTGGGCAACCCTTGCACGTGTGCCTGGAATACCCGGGGAGATTTCAAGGTCAGCTCACGATATAACAGACCTGCAAAGCAAGACTCGCCTGGTGAAATGGAATTACCTGGAGGACCACTTGTATCCTCCTTGTACTGGTACCCATATTCGCAGTGTGTGCATCTATGGAGCTGCAGAATTAAGGTGGCTTATAAATTATGGACACTGGTTTGCCAATAAATTTGACTCCAAAGTGGACCCTGTTTTAATAAAATGCTTGGCAGAAAAACTTGCCAAACAACAGAAGGAATGGGTTGATTTGTCTTCCGAAAGCTCTTTCATGCACAGAAGTTCTGCAGATGTTTCACTATAG